The following proteins are encoded in a genomic region of Sesamum indicum cultivar Zhongzhi No. 13 linkage group LG8, S_indicum_v1.0, whole genome shotgun sequence:
- the LOC105169616 gene encoding putative polyol transporter 1 isoform X2 translates to MADGMSARNGVSSAPSHLPIPAFDPPRKPKRNKYALACSFLASMTSILLGYDIGVMSGAIIYIQKDLHITDVQKEVIMGIFSLYSLIGSAVAGPTSDWIGRRLTIVLAGVIFFFGALFMGLATNYAFLMVGRFVAGIGVGYALMIAPVYTAEVAPASCRGLLLSFPELFINIGALVGFTSDLAFSHLPTNLGWRFMLGIGMIPSVILTLVTLVMPESPRWLVTQGRLGEAKQVLERTSDSLEEAKSRLSDIKQAAGIPQHCNEDIVSIPKGHHGKGVWRELFVHPTPVVLHIMLCAFGMHFFQMTSGIETVILYSPEIFEKAGIKNDTHKLLGTMAIGFVKTMSILVAMFLSDKIGRRPLLLTSVGGCCVCLMGLATGLTFVQNSDHRLIWAVALCVCSILCYVSIFAIGMGPLTWVYSSEIFPLRVRAQGCGLAVAVNRVTSAVLTMTFISLYKAITIGGAFFLYAGFAALAWLFFYTLFPETRGKTLEEIEALFGTFFKWRSTMRALNQKSGDVSGQVQTGNTTIGTGNS, encoded by the exons ATGGCAGACGGGATGTCGGCGAGAAATGGTGTCTCCTCCGCCCCATCTCATTTACCCATACCCGCTTTCGACCCCCCCAGAAAACCCAAGAGAAACAAGTATGCTTTGGCTTGCTCTTTCTTGGCTTCCATGACCTCCATCTTGCTTGGATACG ATATTGGAGTGATGAGTGGGGCTATAATCTACATCCAAAAAGACCTACACATAACCGACGTACAAAAAGAGGTGATCATGGGCATCTTCAGCCTCTACTCGCTCATCGGCTCCGCCGTCGCCGGCCCCACCTCCGATTGGATAGGCCGTCGACTCACCATAGTCTTGGCCGGAGTTATATTCTTCTTCGGCGCTCTGTTCATGGGCTTGGCCACCAACTACGCCTTTCTCATGGTTGGCCGCTTCGTGGCCGGCATCGGAGTTGGCTACGCACTGATGATCGCGCCTGTGTACACGGCCGAGGTGGCGCCTGCTTCCTGTCGCGGACTCCTCCTTTCTTTCCCAGAGCTCTTCATCAATATTg GCGCGCTAGTTGGGTTCACATCCGATCTGGCATTTTCCCACTTGCCGACCAACTTAGGGTGGCGATTCATGCTCGGAATCGGCATGATCCCTTCTGTGATCCTCACCCTGGTCACCCTTGTCATGCCCGAGTCGCCTCGGTGGCTGGTGACGCAGGGCCGACTCGGCGAAGCCAAACAAGTCCTTGAAAGAACCTCCGACTCATTGGAGGAAGCGAAATCCAGACTCTCCGATATCAAACAAGCCGCAGGAATACCCCAACACTGCAATGAAGACATCGTTTCCATTCCCAAAGGCCACCATGGGAAAGGCGTGTGGCGAGAACTCTTTGTCCACCCCACCCCCGTCGTGCTCCACATTATGCTCTGCGCATTTGGCATGCACTTTTTTCAAATGACGAGTGGGATAGAGACCGTGATTTTGTATAGTccagaaatatttgaaaaagcGGGTATAAAAAACGACACCCACAAACTACTCGGGACTATGGCCATTGGGTTTGTGAAGACGATGTCCATTCTGGTTGCTATGTTTCTGTCGGATAAGATCGGACGGCGGCCGTTGCTTCTAACTAGTGTGGGTGGATGTTGTGTGTGTTTAATGGGCCTAGCTACTGGGCTTACTTTCGTTCAAAATTCGGATCATAGATTGATTTGGGCCGTGgctttgtgtgtgtgttccaTTTTGTGTTACGTGTCAATTTTTGCAATTGGTATGGGCCCACTTACTTGGGTTTATAGTTCGGAGATATTTCCCTTGAGGGTAAGGGCTCAAGGGTGCGGCTTGGCAGTAGCCGTGAATCGAGTCACCAGCGCCGTATTGACAATGACATTTATATCCCTATACAAGGCCATAACTATTGGAGGGGCATTCTTTCTGTACGCAGGGTTTGCTGCTCTTGCATGGCTCTTCTTCTACACTTTGTTCCCCGAGACGAGAGGGAAAACGCTTGAAGAAATTGAGGCTCTGTTTGGGACGTTCTTTAAGTGGAGGTCGACGATGAGGGCATTAAACCAAAAGAGCGGTGATGTTAGTGGGCAAGTCCAAACAGGGAATACTACTATCGGCACCGGGAATAGTTAG
- the LOC110012440 gene encoding putative pentatricopeptide repeat-containing protein At3g18840 produces the protein MKSLKEGLKFQAHAVKSGSVPTVVATNHLISLYSKHGLIQEAHKLFNGMPERNVFSWNTIINACMKSRSFTEAKSLFYSSPCRDTVTYNSMISGYARSDGYESEAIELFIQMQFDNGVSRIDEFTLTTMLNLVAKLRVLCYGKQVHSFMVKSGNDLSAFALSSLIDMYSKCGSFWDACRVVNGCGGEDLADLVVKNALIAACCREGELEMAQEILLSNQELIDEVSLNTMISGYVQNGFEEEAVQLFKHMAEEGFRWNEHTFGSLLTACAALRSLKLGKEVHAWVLKEGMCLNPFISSGIVDVYCKCGNMRYADRVHETVAAGNVFSITSLVVGYSAKGDMSEARRLFDSSPEKNFVMWTALISGYVKLQLCEDAFVLFREYAAQEATVPDSVILVSLLGACSIQTSVNPGKQIHAYILRTGITMNEKANSALIDMYSKCGFILYAQRLFRRVSKRDTIIYNVMIAACAHHGYEDEAIHLFEEMIGQGLQPDGVTFIAILSACRHGGLVEAGENYFLSMTKDYAIPPEIDHYACMVDLYGRSNQLEKAVAFMEKMPVEPDSIILSAFLNACRANRNLELARMAENKLLELEGDNGGRYFQLASVYALGGKWDEMGRVMRTMRGKEVKKLAGCSWIQVGSGVHIFTSGARSHPEVEAIYCTLELLSDELYGKASLDENGPLLI, from the coding sequence ATGAAATCGCTTAAAGAGGGGCTGAAATTCCAGGCTCACGCCGTAAAATCTGGTTCTGTTCCAACAGTTGTCGCCACCAATCATCTCATTAGTTTGTACTCCAAGCATGGACTTATCCAAGAAGCTCATAAATTGTTCAATGGAATGCCTGAGCGGAATGTCTTCTCCTGGAACACCATTATAAACGCTTGTATGAAGTCACGGAGTTTCACTGAAGCAAAAAgccttttttattcttctcccTGTAGAGATACTGTCACATATAATTCAATGATATCTGGATATGCTCGCTCTGATGGTTATGAAAGTGAGgctattgaattatttattcaaatgcaATTTGATAATGGTGTATCTAGGATCGACGAGTTTACGCTGACAACAATGCTTAATCTGGTGGCAAAGTTAAGGGTTTTGTGTTATGGGAAGCAGGTACATTCATTTATGGTAAAAAGTGGAAATGATTTGAGTGCTTTTGCACTGAGTTCTTTGATCGACATGTATTCCAAATGCGGGAGTTTTTGGGATGCTTGCAGGGTTGTTAATGGATGTGGTGGTGAAGACTTGGCGGATTTGGTCGTGAAAAATGCTTTGATTGCTGCTTGTTGTAGGGAAGGCGAGTTGGAAATGGCGCAGGAGATACTTTTGAGTAATCAAGAGTTGATTGATGAAGTGTCTTTGAATACAATGATCTCGGGGTATGTTCAGAATGGGTTCGAGGAGGAAGCAGTTCAACTCTTCAAGCACATGGCAGAGGAGGGATTTCGGTGGAATGAACACACATTTGGTAGTTTGTTGACAGCCTGTGCTGCTTTAAGGAGTTTGAAGCTGGGAAAGGAAGTTCATGCATGGGTTCTGAAAGAAGGAATGTGTTTGAATCCATTTATAAGTAGTGGCATTGTTGATGTTTATTGCAAGTGTGGTAATATGAGGTATGCTGATAGAGTTCATGAGACAGTTGCAGCGGGGAATGTGTTCTCTATTACTTCACTGGTTGTGGGATATTCGGCAAAAGGTGACATGTCAGAAGCCAGAAGGCTTTTTGATTCATCACCtgaaaaaaattttgtaatgtgGACTGCCCTTATCTCTGGTTATGTGAAATTGCAGCTATGTGAGGAtgcttttgttcttttccGTGAGTATGCAGCACAAGAGGCAACAGTTCCAGATTCTGTGATCCTTGTCAGTCTGCTTGGTGCATGTTCTATCCAAACCAGCGTGAATCCTGGGAAACAAATTCACGCATACATATTGAGAACAGGGATTACAATGAATGAGAAAGCAAATAGTGCTTTAATAGACATGTATTCAAAATGTGGTTTTATACTATATGCACAGAGACTGTTTCGAAGAGTTAGCAAAAGGGACACTATTATCTACAATGTTATGATTGCTGCTTGTGCTCACCACGGATATGAAGATGAAGCTATCCATCTTTTTGAGGAAATGATAGGGCAAGGCCTTCAGCCTGATGGTGTCACTTTTATTGCAATTCTGTCAGCCTGCCGCCACGGTGGATTAGTTGAAGCAGgtgaaaattatttcttgtCAATGACCAAAGATTATGCAATCCCACCTGAAATTGATCACTATGCTTGTATGGTTGACTTGTACGGAAGGTCAAACCAACTAGAAAAGGCTGTAGCCTTCATGGAAAAGATGCCTGTCGAACCAGATTCTATTATACTAAGTGCATTTTTGAATGCTTGCAGAGCAAACAGAAATCTAGAACTCGCAAGAATGGCAGAGAACAAGCTATTGGAACTTGAGGGTGATAATGGAGGAAGGTATTTCCAGTTAGCGAGTGTCTATGCATTGGGAGGCAAGTGGGATGAAATGGGGCGGGTGATGAGGACAATGAGAGGGAAGGAAGTCAAGAAACTGGCTGGTTGCAGTTGGATACAGGTCGGCAGTGGAGTTCATATTTTTACTTCGGGTGCTAGATCACACCCTGAAGTAGAGGCCATATACTGTACTCTCGAGCTCTTGAGCGATGAACTCTATGGTAAAGCtagtttggatgaaaatggtCCATTACTGATCTAA
- the LOC105169905 gene encoding uncharacterized protein LOC105169905 isoform X1 produces MALNNLRQVLNDEAAPVVIGGMVLDINATPSAVANPRTTTPGKVVYALGGVARNVAECMSKLGAKPFMISAVGFDLAGSLLLEHWESDGLSVAGIQRKQDIETAVICHIFDGKGEVAAGVASVEAIEKFLTPEWIHNFKFNICSAPILMVDANLSPAALVACCKMAAECQTSVWFEPVSVTKSKRVASILKYITFTSPNEDELVAMANALSSGDKFLPIQRDCGSVQLSVDSLFQALKPAIWVLLEKGIRVVIVTLGADGLFLCFKHTHGVDKCDLIKNRRSSFSRKLYEAINVSCPPGRILGAPNPKGGYYVAIHFPSLSASVVRLTGAGDCLVGGAVASICAGLDIMQSLAVGIASAKGAVETETNVPAEYELTKISDDAGSVYSGAKVIFCGSKL; encoded by the exons ATG GCATTGAATAATTTGAGGCAGGTTTTGAATGATGAAGCTGCGCCGGTGGTGATAGGTGGAATGGTTCTTGATATAAATGCTACCCCTTCTGCGGTTGCTAACCCCAGAACCACTACTCCGGGAAAG GTTGTGTATGCGTTAGGTGGTGTTGCAAGAAATGTCGCGGAATGCATGTCAAAGCTTGGAGCAAAGCCATTCATGATAAGTGCTGTAGGTTTTGACTTGGCAG GAAGCCTGTTGTTGGAACACTGGGAATCTGACGGATTATCAGTAGCAG GCATTCAGAGAAAGCAAGATATTGAGACTGCTGTGATCTGCCACATCTTTGATGGTAAAGGAGAAGTGGCTGCTGGTGTTGCTAGTGTGGAAGCAATT GAAAAGTTCCTCACTCCAGAGTGGATTCACAACTTCAAGTTCAACATCTGTTCTGCTCCGATATTGATGGTTGATGCAAATTTAAGTCCTGCTGCTCTTGTAGCATGTTGTAAAA TGGCAGCCGAATGTCAGACTTCCGTATGGTTTGAGCCAGTGTCAGTTACAAAATCCAAACGCGTTGCTTCCATATTGAAATAT ATAACTTTCACCTCACCAAATGAAGATGAGCTTGTAGCTATGGCAAATGCACTGTCCTCAGGGGACAAATTCTTGCCAATTCAAAGAGATTGTGGCAGTGTACAGCTTTCTGTGGACTCATTATTCCAAGCACTGAAGCCTGCAATATGGGTTTTGCTAGAGAAAGGTATTCGAGTGGTAATTGTCACCCTTGGAGCAGATGGGTTGTTCTTATGCTTCAAACACACACATGGAGTTGACAAATGTGACTTAATTAAAAACAGACGTTCTTCTTTCAGCAGAAAACTGTATGAGGCAATAAACGTAAGTTGCCCCCCTGGGAGAATCTTAGGAGCTCCTAATCCCAAGGGGGGCTATTATGTTGCTATACATTTTCCCTCACTCTCTGCCTCAGTAGTAAGGCTTACGGGTGCTGGTGATTGCTTAGTGGGTGGTGCAGTAGCTTCAATTTGTGCTGGTTTAGATATAATGCAGAGCCTGGCAGTTGGCATAGCATCAGCAAAAGGAGCAGTTGAAACAGAGACCAATGTCCCTGCAGAATATGAATTAACCAAAATTTCAG ATGACGCGGGTTCGGTCTATTCTGGTGCCAAAGTTATCTTCTGTGGATCAAAGTTATAA
- the LOC110012441 gene encoding HVA22-like protein k: protein MAVFGSNMSGEVGLRLLLCPLGSNVVIRTACCSVGIVLPVYSTFKAIEAKDQDEQHKWLLYWAAYGSFAVAELVTDKFLYWFPLYYHMKFAFLVWLQLPSIDGARQLYMNHLRPFLRRHQSRLDQVVGFFYSEMAKFASNHEADFQIARVLLTKILLSANHAVQDIIRPGQRQVNGSAIEGPPQQVETSESEDEE from the exons ATGGCTGTCTTTGGATCCAACATGTCCGGCGAG GTTGGGTTGCGATTGCTTCTTTGTCCCCTTGGATCTAATGTTGTTATTCGCACAGCATG CTGTTCAGTTGGGATTGTCTTACCTGTTTATTCTACATTCAAGGCCATTGAGGCAAAGGATCAAGATGAGCAACATAAATGGCTCTTATATTGGGCTG CTTATGGATCCTTTGCTGTTGCAGAGCTGGTCACTGATAAGTTTCTCTACTG GTTTCCTCTCTACTATCATATGAAGTTTGCATTTCTCGTTTGGCTTCAACTGCCATCTATTGAT GGAGCAAGGCAATTGTATATGAATCACCTGCGTCCCTTCCTCCGAAGGCATCAGTCCAGACTTGATCAAGTGGTGGGTTTCTTCTACAGTGAAATG GCGAAATTTGCAAGTAACCATGAAGCAGACTTTCAGATTGCCAGGGTGCTCCTTACAAAGATTTTACTGTCAG CTAATCATGCAGTTCAAGATATCATTCGACCTGGGCAAAGGCAAGTGAATGGTTCCGCAATTGAAGGTCCTCCGCAACAGGTGGAAACTTCGGAATCAGAAGATGAAGAATGA
- the LOC105169616 gene encoding polyol transporter 5-like isoform X1: MADGMSARNGVSSAPSHLPIPAFDPPRKPKRNKYALACSFLASMTSILLGYDIGVMSGAIIYIRKNIHMTDVQKEVIMGILNLYSLLGSAAAGRTSDCRYTIIFAGAIFFAGALLMGFATSYAFLMVGRFVAGIGVGYALMIAPVYTAEVAPASTRGFLTSFPEVFINFGILLGYVSNYAFSKLPTNLGWRFMLGIGAIPSVFIAIAVLAMPESPRWLVMQGRLGEARTVLDKTSDSPEESKLRLAEIKEAAGIPEHCNDDIVAVPKQHHGEGVWRELLLRPTPAVRHILMCAVGIHFFQQASGIDSVVLYSPEIFKRAGITKDTEQLLATMAVGFTKTVFILVATFLLDKIGRRPLLLSSVGGMVASLVGLGLGLTIVENSDHKMVWAIALCISTVLSFVAFFSIGMGPITWVYSSEIFPLRLRAQGCSMGVAMNRVTSGVISMTFISLYNAISIGGVFFLYAGIAAVAWVFFYTFLPETQGKTLEEMETLFGTFYKWRSTLRALNEKKREGDRQVQMRNATSSSKEQNQS, from the exons ATGGCAGACGGGATGTCGGCGAGAAATGGTGTCTCCTCCGCCCCATCTCATTTACCCATACCCGCTTTCGACCCCCCCAGAAAACCCAAGAGAAACAAGTATGCTTTGGCTTGCTCTTTCTTGGCTTCCATGACCTCCATCTTGCTTGGATACG ATATTGGAGTGATGAGTGGAGCTATAATCTACATCAGGAAGAACATCCACATGACCGACGTACAAAAGGAGGTCATCATGGGAATCCTCAATCTCTACTCTCTCCTCGGCTCTGCCGCTGCCGGCCGCACCTCCGACTGCCGTTACACCATAATCTTCGCGGGAGCCATATTCTTCGCCGGCGCACTGCTAATGGGCTTCGCCACCAGCTACGCTTTCCTGATGGTCGGGCGTTTCGTGGCCGGCATCGGTGTGGGATACGCTCTTATGATCGCCCCTGTGTACACAGCAGAGGTGGCGCCGGCCTCCACTCGCGGCTTCCTTACATCTTTCCCGGAGGTGTTCATCAATTTCG GGATATTACTCGGTTACGTGTCAAACTATGCCTTCTCCAAGCTCCCGACAAACTTGGGCTGGCGATTCATGCTTGGCATCGGCGCCATCCCCTCTGTTTTCATCGCCATTGCTGTTCTCGCCATGCCCGAGTCTCCGCGCTGGCTTGTCATGCAGGGTCGACTAGGTGAAGCCAGAACAGTCCTCGACAAAACCTCAGACTCCCCCGAGGAATCCAAACTCCGGCTCGCCGAAATAAAAGAAGCCGCCGGCATACCCGAGCACTGCAACGACGACATAGTTGCAGTCCCCAAACAACACCATGGAGAGGGTGTGTGGCGAGAGCTTCTCCTCCGCCCCACCCCCGCCGTCCGCCACATTCTAATGTGCGCCGTGGGGATACATTTTTTCCAGCAAGCAAGTGGCATAGATTCCGTCGTGTTGTACAGTCCGGAGATATTTAAGAGGGCGGGTATAACTAAAGACACAGAGCAACTACTAGCAACCATGGCCGTCGGATTTACGAAGACGGTCTTTATTTTGGTTGCCACGTTCTTATTAGACAAGATCGGGCGGCGGCCGCTGCTTTTATCCAGTGTGGGTGGGATGGTTGCATCGTTGGTGGGCCTGGGACTCGGGCTGACGATCGTGGAAAATTCGGATCATAAAATGGTATGGGCCATAGCTTTATGTATATCAACTGTTCTATCATTCGTAGCCTTTTTCTCGATTGGTATGGGCCCAATCACTTGGGTTTACAGCTCAGAGATATTTCCGTTGAGGCTGAGGGCACAAGGGTGCAGTATGGGAGTGGCAATGAATCGGGTCACAAGTGGGGTGATCTCAATGACATTTATATCCTTATACAATGCAATAAGTATAGGAGGGGTATTCTTTCTATATGCAGGGATTGCTGCAGTGGCGTGGGTGTTCTTTTACACTTTTCTCCCTGAGACACAAGGGAAAACACTCGAGGAAATGGAGACATTGTTTGGGACTTTCTACAAGTGGCGATCCACGTTGAGGGCGTTGAACGAGAAGAAGCGCGAAGGTGACAGGCAAGTCCAAATGAGGAACGCTACTAGTAGTAGCAAAGAGCAGAATCAGAGCTGA
- the LOC105169616 gene encoding polyol transporter 5-like isoform X3 → MADGKPENDDAFSAHSSHLLPIPAKPKTNKFAMACSFLASMTSILLGYDIGVMSGAIIYIQKDLHITDVQKEVIMGIFSLYSLIGSAVAGPTSDWIGRRLTIVLAGVIFFFGALFMGLATNYAFLMVGRFVAGIGVGYALMIAPVYTAEVAPASCRGLLLSFPELFINIGALVGFTSDLAFSHLPTNLGWRFMLGIGMIPSVILTLVTLVMPESPRWLVTQGRLGEAKQVLERTSDSLEEAKSRLSDIKQAAGIPQHCNEDIVSIPKGHHGKGVWRELFVHPTPVVLHIMLCAFGMHFFQMTSGIETVILYSPEIFEKAGIKNDTHKLLGTMAIGFVKTMSILVAMFLSDKIGRRPLLLTSVGGCCVCLMGLATGLTFVQNSDHRLIWAVALCVCSILCYVSIFAIGMGPLTWVYSSEIFPLRVRAQGCGLAVAVNRVTSAVLTMTFISLYKAITIGGAFFLYAGFAALAWLFFYTLFPETRGKTLEEIEALFGTFFKWRSTMRALNQKSGDVSGQVQTGNTTIGTGNS, encoded by the exons ATGGCTGACGGGAAACCGGAAAACGATGATGCCTTCTCCGCTCATTCATCACATTTATTACCCATACCCGCCAAACCTAAAACAAACAAGTTTGCTATGGCTTGTTCTTTCCTAGCTTCCATGACTTCCATCTTACTAGGATATG ATATTGGAGTGATGAGTGGGGCTATAATCTACATCCAAAAAGACCTACACATAACCGACGTACAAAAAGAGGTGATCATGGGCATCTTCAGCCTCTACTCGCTCATCGGCTCCGCCGTCGCCGGCCCCACCTCCGATTGGATAGGCCGTCGACTCACCATAGTCTTGGCCGGAGTTATATTCTTCTTCGGCGCTCTGTTCATGGGCTTGGCCACCAACTACGCCTTTCTCATGGTTGGCCGCTTCGTGGCCGGCATCGGAGTTGGCTACGCACTGATGATCGCGCCTGTGTACACGGCCGAGGTGGCGCCTGCTTCCTGTCGCGGACTCCTCCTTTCTTTCCCAGAGCTCTTCATCAATATTg GCGCGCTAGTTGGGTTCACATCCGATCTGGCATTTTCCCACTTGCCGACCAACTTAGGGTGGCGATTCATGCTCGGAATCGGCATGATCCCTTCTGTGATCCTCACCCTGGTCACCCTTGTCATGCCCGAGTCGCCTCGGTGGCTGGTGACGCAGGGCCGACTCGGCGAAGCCAAACAAGTCCTTGAAAGAACCTCCGACTCATTGGAGGAAGCGAAATCCAGACTCTCCGATATCAAACAAGCCGCAGGAATACCCCAACACTGCAATGAAGACATCGTTTCCATTCCCAAAGGCCACCATGGGAAAGGCGTGTGGCGAGAACTCTTTGTCCACCCCACCCCCGTCGTGCTCCACATTATGCTCTGCGCATTTGGCATGCACTTTTTTCAAATGACGAGTGGGATAGAGACCGTGATTTTGTATAGTccagaaatatttgaaaaagcGGGTATAAAAAACGACACCCACAAACTACTCGGGACTATGGCCATTGGGTTTGTGAAGACGATGTCCATTCTGGTTGCTATGTTTCTGTCGGATAAGATCGGACGGCGGCCGTTGCTTCTAACTAGTGTGGGTGGATGTTGTGTGTGTTTAATGGGCCTAGCTACTGGGCTTACTTTCGTTCAAAATTCGGATCATAGATTGATTTGGGCCGTGgctttgtgtgtgtgttccaTTTTGTGTTACGTGTCAATTTTTGCAATTGGTATGGGCCCACTTACTTGGGTTTATAGTTCGGAGATATTTCCCTTGAGGGTAAGGGCTCAAGGGTGCGGCTTGGCAGTAGCCGTGAATCGAGTCACCAGCGCCGTATTGACAATGACATTTATATCCCTATACAAGGCCATAACTATTGGAGGGGCATTCTTTCTGTACGCAGGGTTTGCTGCTCTTGCATGGCTCTTCTTCTACACTTTGTTCCCCGAGACGAGAGGGAAAACGCTTGAAGAAATTGAGGCTCTGTTTGGGACGTTCTTTAAGTGGAGGTCGACGATGAGGGCATTAAACCAAAAGAGCGGTGATGTTAGTGGGCAAGTCCAAACAGGGAATACTACTATCGGCACCGGGAATAGTTAG
- the LOC105169905 gene encoding uncharacterized protein LOC105169905 isoform X2 — protein sequence MVLNDEAAPVVIGGMVLDINATPSAVANPRTTTPGKVVYALGGVARNVAECMSKLGAKPFMISAVGFDLAGSLLLEHWESDGLSVAGIQRKQDIETAVICHIFDGKGEVAAGVASVEAIEKFLTPEWIHNFKFNICSAPILMVDANLSPAALVACCKMAAECQTSVWFEPVSVTKSKRVASILKYITFTSPNEDELVAMANALSSGDKFLPIQRDCGSVQLSVDSLFQALKPAIWVLLEKGIRVVIVTLGADGLFLCFKHTHGVDKCDLIKNRRSSFSRKLYEAINVSCPPGRILGAPNPKGGYYVAIHFPSLSASVVRLTGAGDCLVGGAVASICAGLDIMQSLAVGIASAKGAVETETNVPAEYELTKISDDAGSVYSGAKVIFCGSKL from the exons ATG GTTTTGAATGATGAAGCTGCGCCGGTGGTGATAGGTGGAATGGTTCTTGATATAAATGCTACCCCTTCTGCGGTTGCTAACCCCAGAACCACTACTCCGGGAAAG GTTGTGTATGCGTTAGGTGGTGTTGCAAGAAATGTCGCGGAATGCATGTCAAAGCTTGGAGCAAAGCCATTCATGATAAGTGCTGTAGGTTTTGACTTGGCAG GAAGCCTGTTGTTGGAACACTGGGAATCTGACGGATTATCAGTAGCAG GCATTCAGAGAAAGCAAGATATTGAGACTGCTGTGATCTGCCACATCTTTGATGGTAAAGGAGAAGTGGCTGCTGGTGTTGCTAGTGTGGAAGCAATT GAAAAGTTCCTCACTCCAGAGTGGATTCACAACTTCAAGTTCAACATCTGTTCTGCTCCGATATTGATGGTTGATGCAAATTTAAGTCCTGCTGCTCTTGTAGCATGTTGTAAAA TGGCAGCCGAATGTCAGACTTCCGTATGGTTTGAGCCAGTGTCAGTTACAAAATCCAAACGCGTTGCTTCCATATTGAAATAT ATAACTTTCACCTCACCAAATGAAGATGAGCTTGTAGCTATGGCAAATGCACTGTCCTCAGGGGACAAATTCTTGCCAATTCAAAGAGATTGTGGCAGTGTACAGCTTTCTGTGGACTCATTATTCCAAGCACTGAAGCCTGCAATATGGGTTTTGCTAGAGAAAGGTATTCGAGTGGTAATTGTCACCCTTGGAGCAGATGGGTTGTTCTTATGCTTCAAACACACACATGGAGTTGACAAATGTGACTTAATTAAAAACAGACGTTCTTCTTTCAGCAGAAAACTGTATGAGGCAATAAACGTAAGTTGCCCCCCTGGGAGAATCTTAGGAGCTCCTAATCCCAAGGGGGGCTATTATGTTGCTATACATTTTCCCTCACTCTCTGCCTCAGTAGTAAGGCTTACGGGTGCTGGTGATTGCTTAGTGGGTGGTGCAGTAGCTTCAATTTGTGCTGGTTTAGATATAATGCAGAGCCTGGCAGTTGGCATAGCATCAGCAAAAGGAGCAGTTGAAACAGAGACCAATGTCCCTGCAGAATATGAATTAACCAAAATTTCAG ATGACGCGGGTTCGGTCTATTCTGGTGCCAAAGTTATCTTCTGTGGATCAAAGTTATAA